DNA from Shumkonia mesophila:
CGAGGTTCTGGAATTCGGCCCGACGGAACTGGCCGGGCGGAACTGGTTCGACGCGCTGCTTCCGGCGGAGTCGCGCGAACGGTCCCGTGCCGTTTACCTGGGCGTCGTCGAAGGCCGGCACGCCCCGGTCGAATATTTCGAGAACGAGGTGGTGACGAAGTCCGGCCGCCGCCGCCTGATTGCCTGGCACGCCAGCTATGCCCGCGGCGAAACCGGCGCCGTCACCGGCACCCTGTCGGCCGGCATCGACGTCACCGAACAGCGCCGCGCCGAGAAGGAGGCCGCGGATCTGCGCGACAGGCTGGCCCGCGTGGCGCGCCTGAGCACGATGGGCGAAATGGCCACCGGCTTCGCCCACGAACTGAACCAGCCGCTGGCGGCCATCAACAACTATGCGCGCGGCGCCCTGCGCGTGCTGAAAAAAAGCCCGGCGCCCGACATGGAAAGCCTGGTGATGGCGCTCGAAAAGCTGTCCGAGCAGGCCGAACGGGCCGGCAACGTCATCCGGCGCATCCGCTGGTTCGTCCAGAAGAATGCCCCGCAGGCCACCGCCATCGACCTCAACCAGACGATTTGCGAAGCGACCGAACTGTTCAACGACGACACGCTTCGCCACCAGGTCCTTTTGGAACTGGACCTCGGCCCCGCCCTTCCCCCCGTGCTGGCCGACGGCATCCAGATCCAGCAGGTCGTGATCAACCTCGCCCGCAACGCCATGGAAGCCATGGAAAGCTGCGCCCCCGACGGGCGCAAACTGGCCATCCGAACCGCGGTGCGCCCAGGCAGCCGGGTCGAGGTCACGGTGGCCGACACCGGCCCCGGCCTGCCGCCCGAGATACGCGACGACCTGTTCGAACCCTTCGTCACCACCAAGCCCGACGGCATGGGGATCGGGCTTTCGATCTGCCGCTCGATCGTCGCCGCCCACGGCGGAAACCTGACCGCCGAATCGGCCGACGGCGTGGGCACGACCTTCCGCTTCACCCTGCCCCTGGCCGACCACCCGGCGACGGCGGCGGCGTGACGGGAAGGGGCGCCCCCCGGGGAAAGACGCCGCCTCTTCGCCGTCTCGTTCATTCGGTATGAGGCGGGCGGCCGACGGCCCAACTCGGGTCCGCCCCGAAGGGGTGATCCATGAAGAAGACCCAAGTGCCGTCGGGCAGGCGGCGATGCACCTCCATGCCGTGGTGATGCACCTCGACCCTCCTGCCGTTCTTGTCGACACCGGTGATCAGCCATTGCGAGCGGGTCATGGCAAAGTCGTCGGCAACGGTCGTGTGATGGGTGACGACATCCATGTGCGGCTTCATGCCGATGTAGGCGGCCATGGTCTCGCGAATGCCCTGGGCACCGCGGGAAACCGTGGTTTCGCGGTGGACATCGCCGACCCGCACGATGGAGGCGTCGGGATGGTACATCGCCGACGCCGCCTCGACGTCCTGGGCGTTGAAGGCCCGGGCCAGCCACAGGTTGCACAGTTCGGGAGATGGAGCGCCCATGATCAGGTCTCCTCGGGTTGGGGGTGGAGAGGTCTAGGCATTCTGCAGAGTGCGGCGAGAGGCTCGGCTATGGGCCGCCACCGCGTCATGCACTTTCGGCCGGGCGGCAACCCGATCCATGAAACCGCGCACCTGCGGAAAGGCCGAGAGATCGACTTTGGCGTAGCCCGACCAGCCGACGATGGTGAAGAGATAGGCGTCGGCGGCGGTGAATCGCTCGCCCATCAGGAAGGGGCCGGACGTGGCGAGATGGGCCTCGACAAAGGCCAGGCGCCGCCCGATCTTCTCGCGGGCGACGGCCTGGAGCGGCTCACCGTATTCCGGGTGGAAAAGCCAGGGGCTGTACATCTTGTGCAGTTCGGTGGCGATGAAGTTGAGCCAGGATTGCAGACGAGGACGGGCCGGCGTCCCCGCCGGCGGCGCCAGTCCGGTCTCCGGCTTCAGGTCGGCGAGGTATTGCACGATCGCTGCCCCCTCGGTGAGGACCGAACCGTCGTCAAGCCGCAGCGCCGGCACATAGCCATTGGGGTTGATGGCGCTGTAATCGGCGCCGGTTTCGGTGACGGGGGGCGTATGGCCGATATCGACCCGCTCCAGCTCGAGCGCGATGCCCGCCTCGCTGGCCACGATATGCGGCGAAAGCGAGCAGGTGCCGGTGGCGTAGTAGAGCTTCATGTCATGTCCTTTCCGATGGAGAAGAGGGGCGACGGGGCATCGGGCCCCGGTCGTGGGAGAAAAGTTTGGCTTAGCGCAACCGCAATGCGATGTGCGATTTCGCCAGCGGCGCTTGCATGACTGCAAACGCCAAAGGTGCTACAAACGGGTCATGGACGATTGGAACGAACTGCGGCTGGTTCTGGCCATCCGGCGGGCCGGCGGCCTGACCGCCGCCGCGAAGGCACTCGGCGTCGATCATTCGACCGCCTTCCGGCGGCTGAACGCGCTTGAGGCCCACCTTGGCGTGCGCCTGTTCGAACGGCTGCCCGGGGGAACCTATCCGCCGACATCGGCCGGCCAGCGGATGGCGGCGGCGGCCGAGCGCATGGAGGACGAGGTCCTTGCACTCGATCGCGACATCGCCGGAGGCGACCATCGGCTTTCCGGGCGCCTCAGGATCACGTCATCGGAAACGCTGGCCTATCGCGTGCTGACGCGGCACCTCGCCCTCTTCCGGCAGGCCCATCCCGGCATCGCGGTCGAGCTCATCATCGACAATCGCGTGCTCAGCCTTTCGCGCCGCGAGGCCGACATCGCGCTGAGGCCGATCCGGCCGAAGGAAGGCGACCTGTGGGGCCGCAAGCTGGCCCGCGTAGCGTGGACCCTTTATGGCGCACCCGCGTATTTGGAGGCCCACGGCGGTCCCGTCGCCGGCCCCGGCGAGCTTGGCCGCCATGCCCTGATCGGGTGGGAGGAGGCGGCCACGGGAATCGGGGCCGCCGACTGGCTTGGCCGCGCCGCGACGGACGCGGCCTTCGTCTATCGGACGAACAGCCTGGTCAACCAGCTTGGCGCCGCCAGAGCCGGCATCGGCCTCGCCCTTCTTCCGTGCTATCTGGGCGATGGCGACCCCGACCTCGCCCGCGCGCTGCCAAAGCCGGTGGCGGAACTGGCGGGCGAACTGTGGATCGTGACACATGCCGACCTCAAGGCCACGGCCCGCGTGCGCGCCTTCTTCGATCTCGTCGGCGAAGGCCTCGCCCGCGAGCGCGACCTGTTCGAAGGCCGGCGTTGAGCGGTGATGGACGCTGCTCGCGTGCCGCCGCCCACGACGGAAACCTAGCCGCCGAATCAATCGACGGCGCGGCACGACCTTCCGCTTCACCCTGCCCCTGACCCAAGACCCGGCGGCGTCGTGACCGCTTAACGGTAGGCCCAACTTGAAATCAGGTGGCATTAACTTTCGTAGCGCCACCCTCCAAATTCCTGTATGTTTATCCTAAGTATAGGGAGAGTATCATGAAAGTTAACATTAAAGACTTTACCATCAACATGGACGTCAAGACTAATGGTATTGAGTTTGAAGTCCGTGATAATGACGGTAACTTCCGTGGCGACTGTTACATAACTAAAACTGGTCTAATTTGGTGTGAGGGCAAAACCAGTCGTACAAATGGGACGTCGGTGACTTGGGATCAATTTATCAATTGGATGAATTCTTAACAAAGGCATCACCAACAGCGCGGTTCCCGCAAAGCCCCTTGCTGAGATTTCGACATCAGCCGCGTCGCGCTCTTTGCCGGCGCCAAGAAACCGTGTATAGCTCCGATTCATGACCCTGATATCCGATACCCGCGAGCTCGCCGCCTTCTGCGAGCGCATCGCCAAATCCCCCTTCGTTACCGTCGACACCGAGTTCATGCGCGAACGGACGTACTGGCCGAAGCTGTGCGTCGTTCAGCTGGGCGGCGCCGAGGAGGCCGCGGCCATCGACGCCCTGGCCGACGGCATCGATCTGGCCCCGGTGTTCGCGTTGATGGACGATCGCCAGCTCCTCAAGGTCTTTCACGCCGGCCGCCAGGACCTGGAAATCTTCTACCACCTGACCGGCAAGCTGCCGGAGCCCATCTTCGACACCCAGATCGCCGCCATGGTGTGCGGCTTCGGCGACGCCGCCGGCTACGAGACCCTGGTCACCAAGCTGACGCGGGCGCATCTGGACAAGGCCTCGCGGTTCACCGACTGGTCGGCCCGGCCGCTGACCGAGCGCCAGATCGCCTATGCGCTGGACGACGTCACCTATCTGCGCAAGGTTTACGAGAAGCTGGGCAAGAAGCTGGCCCAGAACGGCCGCGCCGAGTGGCTGGCCGAGGAAATCGTCACGCTGACCTCGCCCGAGACCTACGACCCCAATCCCGAGGAGGTGTTCCGCCGCATCAAGACGCGTTCGGCCAGCCCGCGGTATTTGGCCGTGCTGCGCGAGATCGCCGCCTGGCGGGAACTCGAGGCGCAAAGGCTGGACCTGCCGCGCAGCCACGTGCTGCGCGACGAATCCATGGTCGAGATTGCCCACCATATGCCGACGACGCCGGCCGAGCTGGCCCGGACCCGGGGGGTCGGCCGCCGTCTGGCCGAGGGATCGGCCGGGGCCGCCCTGCTGGCGGCGCTGGCCCGCGGCAAGGCCTTGGCGGAAAAGGACTGCCCGCAACCCATCGACCGGCCGGCCATGCCGAACGGCCTCGGCCCGGTGACCGATCTTCTGAAGGTGCTGCTGAAGATGAAGGCCGAGGAATCGGGCGCCGCGCAAAGGCTTGTGGCCTCGTCGGACGATCTCGACCTGATCGCCGCCTTCGGCGAGGAGGCGGACGTTCCGGCGCTGCGCGGCTGGCGCCGCGAAGTCTTCGGCAAGGACGCCCTGAAGCTGTGCCACGGCGAGATCGGCCTGGCGGTCAGGGGCAAGCGCCTGGACGTCATCGTCGTCGAGCCGGAGTGATTTCGGGGATTAATCCCCCGTCGCGATCCTGGCCTTCAATCCCGCCGTCTTGGCCAGTTGCGCCAATCGGCGCTCGATGGCTTCGCTCTGGAAAATGGCGTCGTCCTTCGGCAGCGCGAGGACGAGATCGTCCTTTGTGCGCCTGAGGCGCGTCTGCCCCAGCAGGCCGGGCGCGCCGCCCGACAACGTATGGGCAAGCAGAAGGGCAAGGCCGGTCGTCACCGCCGCCGCCTGCGCCGCCTCGCCGACCAGGGGAAGCACGGGGGCGACCAGCGGATCGCCGACGATGCCGCCATAGCGCGCATAGATGGCCAGCGCCAGCCAGGCGCGGTCGTTGTGGGTCAGTCCGGCGAAGGGCAGACGCAGGACGCGATGGAAGGCGTTCTCCGGCCTGTAATCGGGGTGCACGCTCCAGGCGATGTCGCTGACCAGGCAGGCGGCCAGGCGCAGCCGGGCGTGGCGGGGCGAGTCGTCGTCGAAAAGCGGCGCCATCCAAGCCAGAATCTCCTCGCCGTGGGCGCTGAACCGCCCGTTGCGTTCGGCGTGCCCCAGGCATCCCGCGATCAAGGGGTCCTGATGGCGCATGTCTTTCGGCAGGCACTCCAGCATGCGGCCCTCGCGCATGCCGAACCCCGAGAACACCAGCCGGGCCGGCCGCACCATGGCGATCAGCTTTTCCAAAACCAGGGCAGCCAGCGGCAGGGCCTCCAGGCGGCGGCGCGACACGAAGGACATGCGCCCGACCGAACCGGCGCTCTGGTGCGCCACGACGTCCAGCAGCCGCCCCGCCTCGGCGCCGTCGACCGCGAAATTGTCGATGACGTGGAGCGGCCAATCGAGCTGGTGAAGGAAGACGCGCGCGACGCTGCGCCAGGCGCCGCCGCCGGCGTAAAGATCCCTTCCCCGCCCCTCCTTCAGCCAGGGCGCCGTCTCCAGATGGGAAGCCACCAGATCGGCCGTCTTGCCGCGGCCGCCCCCCGCCTGCGACAGGCGCAGGTGGCCGAGCGGCAGCGTCGCCGTCGCCCCGAAGGAGCCCTTGTCCAGCGCCACCAGGTCCAGGCTGCCGCCGCCCAGGTCGCCCAGAATGCCGTCGGCGTCGGGAACGCCGCTCAGCACGCCCAGCGCCGCCAGCTGGGCCTCCTTGGCGCCGTCAATGACGTCGACCGGATGGCTGAAACGCCGCTCGATCTCGGCTGCGAACCTGGCCCCGTCGGCGGCCTCGCGGACTGCCGCCGTCGCCACCAGTTCGAGGCGCTCCACGCCCATGGCGTGGGCCAGCGGAATGAACCGCCCCAGGGCCCGGAACGCCGCCTCGACGCCCTTGGGGTAGAGCCGCCCGCTCTCGTTCAGCCCGCGCCCCAGCTCGCACTGGGCCTTTTCGTTGAACAAGGGGAACGGCAGCCGGGCCGGCACCTCGTAGACGACCAGGCGGATGGTGTTGGAGCCGATGTCGATGACCCCGATCCGCCCGGCCGCGCCCGCCTTCCCGGCGGCCGCCGCCTTGGCCCGCGCCTTACGCGATTTCGTCACATTCCGTCCTTTGCACGTGTCGCAAATTCCCCCTATGGTGTACTTGGCCTGGGGGTGGATGTCGACCCTGTCGCGGGCATTCTTGCCGCGAGACCGGGCATGGCCGGAAGCCCTCCGGCAGGCAGCAGCCGTGACCCGCCAGGATCCCGCGATGGAGCAGCCGACCACCCTCCGCTTGGAAATCAGCCCCGACGACGCGGCCCGCCTGCTCCATCATCCCGCCGTCGCCGGCCCGTCCCCGGCCCGGCCGGCCACCCGCCGGACGGGCGGCGTCTTTTTCGACACCGCGGACCGCCAATTGGGGTCGGCCGGGGTCACGCTGGAAGTGCGGTCGGCCGGACGGCGCCATGTCCAGGTCGTGCGAGCAGAGGGCGCGACGATCGACGGCGCGCGCGCCAACCGCGCCTGGGAGAACCCGCTGCCGTCCGCCGAGCCCGATCCGTCCGCCATCGCCGACACCGACCTGCGCCGGCTGGTCACGCCGCTGCCGGGCATGCGCCTGGAACCCATCCTCAGCCTCGACTT
Protein-coding regions in this window:
- a CDS encoding Ppx/GppA phosphatase family protein; translated protein: MTKSRKARAKAAAAGKAGAAGRIGVIDIGSNTIRLVVYEVPARLPFPLFNEKAQCELGRGLNESGRLYPKGVEAAFRALGRFIPLAHAMGVERLELVATAAVREAADGARFAAEIERRFSHPVDVIDGAKEAQLAALGVLSGVPDADGILGDLGGGSLDLVALDKGSFGATATLPLGHLRLSQAGGGRGKTADLVASHLETAPWLKEGRGRDLYAGGGAWRSVARVFLHQLDWPLHVIDNFAVDGAEAGRLLDVVAHQSAGSVGRMSFVSRRRLEALPLAALVLEKLIAMVRPARLVFSGFGMREGRMLECLPKDMRHQDPLIAGCLGHAERNGRFSAHGEEILAWMAPLFDDDSPRHARLRLAACLVSDIAWSVHPDYRPENAFHRVLRLPFAGLTHNDRAWLALAIYARYGGIVGDPLVAPVLPLVGEAAQAAAVTTGLALLLAHTLSGGAPGLLGQTRLRRTKDDLVLALPKDDAIFQSEAIERRLAQLAKTAGLKARIATGD
- a CDS encoding YybH family protein; translation: MGAPSPELCNLWLARAFNAQDVEAASAMYHPDASIVRVGDVHRETTVSRGAQGIRETMAAYIGMKPHMDVVTHHTTVADDFAMTRSQWLITGVDKNGRRVEVHHHGMEVHRRLPDGTWVFFMDHPFGADPSWAVGRPPHTE
- the rnd gene encoding ribonuclease D — encoded protein: MTLISDTRELAAFCERIAKSPFVTVDTEFMRERTYWPKLCVVQLGGAEEAAAIDALADGIDLAPVFALMDDRQLLKVFHAGRQDLEIFYHLTGKLPEPIFDTQIAAMVCGFGDAAGYETLVTKLTRAHLDKASRFTDWSARPLTERQIAYALDDVTYLRKVYEKLGKKLAQNGRAEWLAEEIVTLTSPETYDPNPEEVFRRIKTRSASPRYLAVLREIAAWRELEAQRLDLPRSHVLRDESMVEIAHHMPTTPAELARTRGVGRRLAEGSAGAALLAALARGKALAEKDCPQPIDRPAMPNGLGPVTDLLKVLLKMKAEESGAAQRLVASSDDLDLIAAFGEEADVPALRGWRREVFGKDALKLCHGEIGLAVRGKRLDVIVVEPE
- a CDS encoding LysR family transcriptional regulator; this translates as MDDWNELRLVLAIRRAGGLTAAAKALGVDHSTAFRRLNALEAHLGVRLFERLPGGTYPPTSAGQRMAAAAERMEDEVLALDRDIAGGDHRLSGRLRITSSETLAYRVLTRHLALFRQAHPGIAVELIIDNRVLSLSRREADIALRPIRPKEGDLWGRKLARVAWTLYGAPAYLEAHGGPVAGPGELGRHALIGWEEAATGIGAADWLGRAATDAAFVYRTNSLVNQLGAARAGIGLALLPCYLGDGDPDLARALPKPVAELAGELWIVTHADLKATARVRAFFDLVGEGLARERDLFEGRR
- the gstA gene encoding glutathione transferase GstA, whose translation is MKLYYATGTCSLSPHIVASEAGIALELERVDIGHTPPVTETGADYSAINPNGYVPALRLDDGSVLTEGAAIVQYLADLKPETGLAPPAGTPARPRLQSWLNFIATELHKMYSPWLFHPEYGEPLQAVAREKIGRRLAFVEAHLATSGPFLMGERFTAADAYLFTIVGWSGYAKVDLSAFPQVRGFMDRVAARPKVHDAVAAHSRASRRTLQNA